The Acanthochromis polyacanthus isolate Apoly-LR-REF ecotype Palm Island chromosome 5, KAUST_Apoly_ChrSc, whole genome shotgun sequence genome includes a window with the following:
- the tac3b gene encoding tachykinin-3b yields the protein MGRTANCCTVASLAALIILVLFPVRSMCKEETYNPLRQEKSDGCLSEDAASKRFDDIDYDSFVSLMGRRSAAQPNSQKNMPVSRKRHSDEVLADLLGQRTRKACWCA from the exons ATGGGGAGAACTGCAAACTGCTGCACTGTTGCTTCTCTGGCTGCGCTGATCATCCTTGTCTTGTTTCCTGTGAGGTCAATGTGTAAAGAAGAGACCTACAACCCACTGAGACAG GAGAAGTCAGACGGATGTCTTAGTGAAGATGCAGCGTCGAAGAGATTTGATGACATCGATTACGACAGCTTCGTGAGTCTAATGGGACGAAGAAGTGCAGCGCAACCAAACA GCCAAAAAAACATGCCAGTGTCGAGAAAAA GACACAGTGATGAGGTTCTGGCTGATCTGCTGGGTCAGAGGACAA GAAAGGCATGTTGGTGTGCATAA